The nucleotide window CAAGTGCCACTTTGCCCAGAGTCTGAAGGAGAGGAAACAACTCAGAAACAAAGGAATATCTTGGTGAAAAGCTTTTCTGATGGTAGTGAGAGCCAGCTTGAAAACCCAGAGCTTTATTCTGAGTCGAGTCCCTTAAGTAATATCTGAATATTGgcataatttgtttttaaaagcatttaactttatttttagtGTGTCAATGTCAAGGTGAATGACAGATTTTCAATCTTCCCTTGGCTCCTCCTGCTCCGTGCCCAAAGCTCCCCTCCATCACCCTCTGAGGGGCCAGGAGCCCCTCcatgggaggggaggaggaagaggaggaggaggatacTGTACCctctggggctgggaggtgacAGAGTGGGGGGTGGTGGGGTGGGGGTGACCAGGGGTGATGGGATGGGGGGTGGTCAGGGTGGTGAgactggggagggcagggggagggtGCAATCCTCACCCAGatctctcccttccccaaaggactttgttttaaaacaagcagtcttttaaaaatctagGGCAAGTCAGCCTTCTGCCAAAATTAGTCTTTGTGCAAGAGCATGAGAAGGAATTTTAATGGGTAGCTGGTATGTGGGGATGAGGGGAATGACTGCTTTTACTATCTAAATGCTGTTTAAATAAGGCTGTAACATCAAACAGCTTTGCCACGCTCGCAGCTCTGTTTTACAGGAAGCATCACTGCCACCGCTCACAAATACACAAGAATGTTAAACAACAACTTTTTATTTGTGCCAAACGTGTCCTGACACattgctgaggaggaggagagctgcagtgccaagggagcacaggcagcacccgGGACCTGCTTCCCTCtggcctggctgctgtccctgtgttGGAAACTGCTACAAAACCCTGCGAGGCCATTTTTCCTGTTGGATTTGCCCAGTTGCAGccaaggggagcagggagaggtgaaACCCATCCTGCTGCACCCATCTGGGTCCTGTGGCCCTGTACAGAGCCCACTGtagggatggggacagggatggggatagTGATGGGCCAGTAAtaccaaacaaataaacaatttGCCCTCTACAATGCAGAGCTTAATTATCTTCAATGTATGACTGAACTACTCCAGTGTTTTTACTGAGGATATTAAAACTCAATAGTCTGATAAGAATTTAACTTCTGTGGAGTCTTAAAAGTactctttatttctgaaattgaCAATAACGTGATATTTGGTACAAAAACTGTGTTATAATCTGCAAGAGCTTCTCCCAGCTGGGTCCCAGACAGACCAAGTGAGCAAGCCCTCATCTGTTGgtcccagggctgtgccccaAGCCTCTGGTGTGTGCATTTGGGATGTGGGGCTGCGTGCAGGAGCATCCCTTCCCCTCCAATGCCAGTCCCTTGGGTCTGTTTGGGTGATACCAAGGGGGGGTGTCCCCCTGCCTCTGCACAGCTCCTCCGCACCTCTGTCTGGCCCAAGCACCTGACACTTGCCCTAATGTGCTGAGCTGGCTGCTGGCTCCACGGCTGGGTCATTTCTCAGTCACTGTCTTGGAGAAAAATCAGTTCCCTACAGAAGGCCATTATTcacagtgaaggaaaagcatttgTGACCAAGCAGCCTGGCTTCCACGGGGAAATCTCTGTTGGTACATGCCTGAATGCTAGCACAGCAcggggcacagccctgccacctACCAGGaaccagcctggccttgaacacttcaaggggaggggcagccacagcctcctgAGAAACCTGCGCCAGGGCTATACTGCTCTCATCATAAAAGGTAGGACACCTGGCTTTGGTTAAGAATCAAAGCAGAGTGAGGCTCTCGCCCTGCTGGGGAAggtccctgggagcagcagagttCTTTCTGATGGATCTCAGTCCATCCCAGGTCATTGCCCCAGCTTGGGGAGGAGGGTGCAGGGCAgttcctggtgctgctgagtGGAAGAGCCATAAAGTGAAGGGAGAAGTCTTCTATGAATTATTAACAtaaacagctctgctgttccTCAGCTGTATGGAAATGCCAGGAAGGGTAAATGGTGTTCCCAGCACTTTAAATGAGCAGATTTTCTGATGATCACTTAGGGACACAAGGATGCTCCCACGGGCAGGCAGCAGTCACTCGGGGCCCTGGGAATGGGTTTCCTGGTGGGAGTCTCTGCCAGATCTCATTTGGGATATCCAGCTTGCACTGGGGCTGCAGGACAtggtgctggtggctgtggcaggCCATGGGTCACTCACAAAGGGGTAACACCACTCCCCAGGCAGCactgtgtggggctgtgtgccCCGGGCCATAAAAATACACCCAACACTTTGCTGTCCTCTTGGTGCCTCACAcagaggcactgctgctgctggtgacaccCACTGCCAGCTGCCATGGAGCACAGCAGGCGCCGGGTGTTTGTGTTGCTGCCGCAGACACGGCTCAGCCCCAGCGGCCCcgagcctctcctgccccacccCAGCACCTTCAGCCCGTGGGGATGCCCCAGCTGCCCACGTCACTGCCCGTGACCGCTTGGCGTGAACCCCACAGAAGGTGTCCCTTTGCCAGCGGCCTCCGAgcgctgccctgctcccagccctgccccagctcagcttGGTCTGGATCAGCATTCCCAGCATCTCCCTCCCGCTCCCAGCGGAGCCAGGGcctggtgctgccagcagaaaCCCAAGCTGCACCcccatttatttaattatttaccTGTTCCACCCACTGCCTCTTGCCACAGGCTGGTCTTTGCTTTCCAAACGCTGCAAATTAAACTTTAGAAACAAATATCCCCCGGGTCCATGCACTGCCTCACCTCTGCCAGGGTCACAAACTACTTTTGCCCGCTTGGGCCAGGGTTAAAGGGAGCCATTGTAGTTGGACTTGTTGATCTCGGAGaccttttccaacataaattaCTCTGTGATTTTGTGGAGCCAGAGGTAAATGCACAGTCAGCTCAGATATTAAATCTGGTGTTCACACATTGCGTGTGTCTGCTCATGTCAAACACAACCAGCCAGAGCAGGGCCCTGGACCTGCCTGACTTGGAGCATTTAAAGGTTTATGTGCTGAGGGAAGACGAGGCCTTTGGGCCTCAGCAGGTTTTggaatggaaaggaaattcTGGAAAGGCGTGGAACAGCTTGATTTGTTGAAGACGGAATTCATTTACTGataagaaaatacaattttaatgGAATAATTTTAATGGGTAGCTGAACCATTTGGATGAACGGAAAAGATAAatttagaggaagaaaattaagagaaaggtaaataaatcttaaaataaatgagGTGAAATCAGTGAGGTACCAATATGTACCCGCAGCCATCCCACATGATGAGGAGGGAACAGAACAAAACTGCACATGGTGTGAAGttgaggcagctgcaggcagcgAGACGAGACAATGGCATGGAAATACAGCCCAACATAAAACCTGAAATACCTACAAGGCAGGGAAGGCACAGCTAACAGAGGGGCTCCATGTTTTAATCGGATTTCACATGTTAAGCTGTTTGGGAAGGAACAGTCACTCAACATCCTGCAAGGAAAACAAGACACAGCAGCCATTGTCAGAGGGGAAAAGGCAGCTTCTGTAGGACAGATTTAGCTTTGATCTGTacagggagagggactgggagcagGTTCATCCGTGGCTGAATAGTGGGAGTGGGAGAGGGCTTGGAGTGGGTGGGAATGGGGCAACAAGTCAGCCTGTTGCCTCTGCAACTCCACAGGTGTGACCCTTGTTTGTGCCCCTTGTTTGTGCCCCCTGTGGACACGCTGACCCCAAACATCACGGcatcatggaatggcttgggttggaagagaccttaaagctcatccagtgccacccctgccatgggcagggacacctcccactgtcccaggctgctccaagccccagtgtccatcctggccttggacactgccagggatccaggggcagccccagctgctctgggcaccctgtgccaggcctgcccaccctcccagggaacaattttcTTCTAATACTTAATCTCTATCTACCCTCAGCctaaagccattcccccttgttctgtcaccaCATCTCTCTCTACATGCCTCCTTTGTCTTTGAAGGCTAAGCCTCACTCATTTATTCACTTATTTTGATTCTCATTCGGTCTGCCTGGTTCCTCTCaaggttttaaattttatatattttgcaAGCCTTTTattatctatttttaaagacatatCACTGCCGGAAGAATCTCCTGGAAACATGAATTAACAACACAAAAGGCAGAAGGAGTGTTTCATAATGTTACTGGGGCGGCTCCAACACGAGTTGCTCGGTGCGGTGGTGCAGCACCAGCAACACTGGGGCCACACTTCTGCTGCCACTAAAAATAGTTGCAACTTCAAacccaaatatatttttgttcattaaaaTTATAGACAAATAAGAAGATCTTTTACTCTTTAATTAAAGCAGCTACATAACCTGAGTGTAAATAAAAGGTAGCACTGTCCCTGCAGATGTCACAGTCAGATTTCACTAGTGTTTACAAAAAAATTGAACTTAACAATACTAAAATCACAACAcaccagaaaaagaagcattttcacAGATGCCCTTGGAACGCACAGTAATTCACAGCCACATGCCAAGTCATAAGTCCTTTGTCTTCGAAGCATTTGAAATTGCTGCGCCCATGCAGTCGGGGGTGCCTGGATCCCCATGTCCTTCCTCACCCAAAAGGAGGAGGACACCAAGCTCAGAGGAGCTTCCCGTGACCCCTCCTGGGGCTCCTGTGGCCCAGCGCTGGGGTTTGGCTGTGGGgcctccctgcagagccaaaCCCTCGGCATGTCCCTGGtggtgcagaggcagcagatgCTCCGCAGCAATCGCACGAGGGCTGGCAGCCACCAAAACAGCCCTGCAgcttccccagccccttccaCACAGGGCAGGGGTGGGCACCAGGCTCACCAGCACACCCAGTGCGCCCTCCTGCCGAAAGCAGGGCCAGCTGCTGCTCATTTCCCACCCTGCTCATGAGTTCATTAATTTGGTGTTATATCAAgtggattaaaacaaaaaagtccaCGGTGTTGTGTTATGCAAATGTACAAAGTGACAGCAGTTCACATGTGGGTTTCATACTGACTTCATGTTGTGTTAAAGATATGTAAGAGTTACTGGGCATAAATGGGAGAAAACATTAACCCATGAGCTGCAGGAAGTAAATACAGCTCATGAATGAGAATTGGTGTTGGCATGGATCTGGCAAATGTTAAGCTCTAAATAACTGTTTACTTGAAAATTTGTGGTGTCTTAAGTGAACAATTTGTAGTTAGAAGATTCCCAAACATACCCAGAGGGAAAATAGGTTACAAGCATGACCACAAAATCAGAACAGGTTCAATCTCTCTTGCTAGTTTAAGATTGCATAGCATGAAGGGAGGTGGAACTTTTAGGTGGTCACAGTAGTGAGATAATGAGCTGAATCTTGTCCCCGGTAATCACAACCCGTCGTTGTCACTGATTATTAATTACCAGCCCAAAGGCCAGAGCTGCAGTTGTGTTCTCTTTGCATATGGATGGATTAGAAACTCCAGTGAGTGGCTCAGGGAAAGGCCTCTTCAACTACACCCACCTCTGAGGTTTATGGATAATCACAGGGATCACCTCGGGCCCCTAGTGCTGGTGGACTGATTGCCTTCCACAAATACAACATAGAAAGGGTCACTTTAATGACAGACTCTCGGGGCTCCCCAGGAGCTCATGGCTCCAGCCCTCGCTCTGCCTGGAGATCTGCTTGGGTGCCCAATCCCCCCAGCTGACCAGCATTCTCTCAGGTGGGACATCCAACACATGGTTCTGGCATGTTCCAGGTAAAAAGGAGGTGTGAGAGCAGACAGGAATTTGGTGGGATTTTGCAATGGCTCCAACTACCCCATGCCAAATACAGCAAGGCTTGAAAAGGAGCTCTACAGGAGGTTGTGaggctcagccccacagcccagtgGGATTCAGCAGTGGCTGTGGCAGCTCGGTGTGTGCAGCTGGGACTCACACGGGGCGTGGAGGGAGGTGTTACctctgcagggcacaggagCTGCGAGGTGGAAAATCAGCTGCGTGTAAACGCGTTTAATGACCCTGCTCGGCGTGCGCCGGGAGGCTCCTGAGCACGTCCACCTGGGAAGCTGCAAGTGCTGCTTCCTGCCATGGCTGCTCGGCAGTGACGGGGACCTTCCTGCAATGAAGTGTCCGAAGAGACCTCGGCGATGACCCGGTGGATCATCCGGCCACCTGCACCGTTCCCTCTGGCCAGGCCAGCGGCCGGGAGCGAGCCCCGGTGGGAGCGCAGCCACCCGCAGGGGTGCGAGGCTCAGGGCCGCCCGCAGCTCCCCAGCGTGGCTCTCCCTGGCCTGGCTGGACATGGGTCTCTCCTGCCGCCGTTTCGGGCCCTGGCCCCCGGGTTCCACGCACACCAGGAGGAGCTGGCCAGCTCTGCCACACTGAAGAGCCATAGAGCAGAAAGGCTGCAAGGAGCCGCACAAAGCCCGACCTGGCCGTGtgggcctgcattctgctggggctgcttgGGACCTTTTGTCAAACGTGAATTAGtggaacattttatttcctaacTGAAAGCAAGAAATTGACCACGAAGCATTTGGAAGCGAACAGGATTTTCAACACAGAGAAGCAGATTCAAAGAATATCCTATTTTTATGCTCCCTCTCCGTGTAATTCATCTGCCATTCCAAACAAGATGTGCCTCAGCTGAATGAAGCCTCAAATAATCACATAATAGGAGAAGTCATTTATTGTGAATCAGGCTCTTTCTGTGGTATATAAATAGTCTGTGCTGTTCCACAGGCTTTGTCAGTCAGAATTAATTAGCAATTGACCCTTGCTTGAGATTTCTTCACTACCTTTACATTTTTCATAGGGCTAAATGAGCTCTCCACATTGCTTTAAGAGGCTTCCTAAGCTGGAGCTTCATTTACCTCTAGGCTATAAATCAGTAGTTTAATTTATCACTAGGTTACATATCAGCAGTGAATAGTCAGGGTGGAATTGAGTTTATTATAAAGGTGCTCTGTTAGAAGACACAGTATTACAGTGATTGAAACATGCTCTTCAATTTTCCATTAATGCCCAATTCTGAATATGACCACAGAGAACCACACTTTACAAACTTTACATTTAGCATTCTAATAAATAAGTTCAATAAATAGGGACTCTGCAGAGGAAGCCGTACATGTGAACAGAAGCTGCTTAACAATGTTGTCAAAAAATAACTAGAGCTACTCTCATTTGTAACCAATCACTGGAAATTGGtaagtaaaatataaatattttactctTACGATGCAGACCAGAGGAACAAAGATCTGTTAAAAATCACCCTTAGGATTACATTGAACTTAATTTTGTACACTAAATTCATAATTCAGAGCATGCTTTTATACCGCTTTtagcacaaaatattttcaaatacatttattaaaaatctgaGAAACGAGTGAGACTGCCCATGTAGAATTTCATCTGTGCCTGATCACTAGCTCTTGTGTTACACAATGTTGCAGTTTGGCTAATTTTGGATGAACTATTCCACATTTGGAGAAGATCTATAGTAAAGGGCCGGATTTAGTCTGTAGTATGTTGCAACATCTTGTTAATACAGCAATGTATTTGTCaaagtacaaaaaaattaattccccccaattactattatatatatataatatatatataatccaTTTATATTATCCATTTTAATAGTTACTTTTCTCGGGACACGACTCTTGTGTCGTCTGTAAGGACTGCAGGAACAGAACCATTCTGGTACCAAAGGCAGGTACCCGGAGCACGCGTTCCCTGCAaggctcagctgctcccagcacacccATCTCTCCCGTTCCGCCCAAGGCTCCCGGTGCCAGCGGCTGTGCCAGCGCGGTGCCAGCAGCCTCCGGGCCGGGCGGCTCGGCTGGCGCTCCCCGGCCAGCCAGGCCACGCCACCGCCCTGGGCGCAGGGATGGGACCGGACCCTCGGCCGCCCAGAGCCGTGACCCCGCACGGCCTCGCTCCCCACGCCTGGCAGCGCCCGCGTGCCCGGCAGCGCCCGGGGACACCTCCGCTCCCGAGGGGCCCGGGCACCGGGGAGCCCTTGGCCGCGAAGGGGGGCCAGGTTTGTCGTGAACAACCATTGCAATCCGAAAGCACAACCATGCACACACCAGTAAAGCCTACCTTGAGTAAAACACCGGCACTGAAAGAGGACTGAACCATAAATGCCACCAAACTATCAAGTAATTATCAGCACTAGAAgtagatgaaaaaataataaaactgaaaatgataACTGCATCATGACTTCGATTTAAATCCTTGCGTACAACAGCGAGTGAGCAGAAAGCTTGGTCTGTGACTGAGCCTCAGAAGACAAGATACtgctcttatttttatttcctatttttaaaaacaggctGACTGAGAACATTTTCAAACGTGGGAGACTAAGTCATTAAGCCAGATGCACTTGGATTGCTCTCCTCCTTTAGGGAATTTACTTCATTTTACTTAGATATCTGACACAagtcagaaataaatgaaactactgaaggaaagctgaattttgacacattattttccattaaaattctTCCACTGACTTTGTTAAGCATTTTCTAAGACCAGAAAACGAGGCTTTACCTAAAAAAGAATTTGAGACTGGTAGATTTTCCTCACACACTTGTAAGCCCTACAGTCTCCTAGTGCCTCAAAGCAGAAGATTTTTTCAAACTGTTCCCAAATCTTCTGCATTTGTTCACAAACTGGTATCTCCGTTCTGTTTATACTCTGATAAAATATTGAGAGTCATTTCCTCACTTTTGGACTGCACATTGTGTTCGCTCCTTCTGGATGATTTCCTGGTCGCCCTGGAAAGCCGCCTTCGGAAGGTGTCACCTGCCAGGAAGTAAAGGATGGGGTCGACACAGCTGTTGAGGCTGGCCAGGCCCCTCGTCACTTGGTAAGTGGCATAAACCTTGTCGTTGAAGGCACACATATCTGGGGTTTGAAAATCCACCCTGGCCCTTAGATTTAAGGTCTTCATCACGTGGAAGGGAAGGTAAGACACTGCAAAGACCGTCAACACAATAATGACCAGGTAAATCGATTTTCTCCTGAGAGGAGAATTGTCCAAATCTTTGTAAATCAAAGCTTTCACAATGAGCCCATAGCAACCAAGAATCACTATGAAGGGGATGCAGAACATCAGCACTGTGGTGCACATGCTGTAAATGAAGTAACTTCTCAGGTAATCATCAGCTGTTGTGTCATAGCAcgttatggttttatttttccttatccCTGTTCCCGAGTAGAAGAGTATTGGAGAAATCACAGCCACCACAAGGACCCAGACCAGGCTGCTGATGTACACCGCGTTCTTCTTCTTCAGCCTCCCCAGCGACTTCAAGGGGTGCACCACTCCTGTGTACCTGTGCACGCTTATGCAGGTTAGAAACAGAATACTGCCGTACAGGTTCACGTGGAAGATGAACCTCTGCAGCTTGCACATGATATCTCCGAAGATCCAGTCTGTTTTGTTGAAGTAGTAAAAGATGAGGGCGGGCAAAGTCAAGACATACAAGAAATCGGCTAGTGCCAAGTTGAACATGTAAACCGAGATGCCGCTCCAAGGCTTCATGTGGAAGACAAACATCCAGATAGCCACACTGTTGCCCAAAAACCCAGTGATGAAGACCAAAATGTAGACGGTGGGCAGGTAATAGAACTGGAAGCCGGTTTTGGTCAGGGAGCACTTGGTGGTGACGTTTCCCGCAGACCAGCTGCCGCTGGATAACAGGTTGGGTTCAGTTCCgttcagagcagcagagagaaggacTTCGGTCATGATCCTTCCCCCAGAGTCACATAGGTCTGAGGCAAAGCAACGAAGTCTCTACAGGCACAGTAACGCATCTAAAAAAATAAGAGAGCAAAGGAAACCGAGCTGGAAGGTGAGCCCTGCCCTGCTTTTCCTCGGAGGTTTCCAAGCGGCGGTACCGGGCCCCGCTTCGCTCCCCGCCCTGCTCCCGGGGAGCCGCGCACGCCTCCGCCACCGCGGGCTTACCCGGCCGGAGCGGGAACACGGACAGCGACAGGGACAGGAACGGGGACAGCGACAGGgacgggcgggcggcggcgagGCCGAacgggcggcgggagcggggccgaacgggggcagggagcggggccgAACGGGGGCAGGGAGCGGCCAATCCACCCGCGCCCCTCGGCGATCGCCGTCGCTCCGGCCGCCCCCGCGGCTGCCGCCCCGTCCCGCCGCCCTCCCGCCCGGCTCCCTCTGCCCGCGAAGTCACctccgcccccggccccgctccccgcgccgtccccggccgccgccgccccccagcccggccgcaggagcgccggggccgccccacctgccgccgcctcctcctcctcctctcagccCGCGCtcgccgctccgcgccgccggcagcgcccgcccgcGGGGGGCGGCGTCCCGGCCGCGGCTGCCCCGGCGCCCAtggccgggcagcgccgggggcggcggctccgggcgccctggcagcggcagcgccgcGGAGCGCGGCCCCTCGGCGGGCACagcgcgccggccccgccggaCTGAGCCGGGCGGGACGAGGCGCGGCTCGGCCCCGGCgcgcccgccccccgcgccgcctCCGCACGGGCGGTGCTGCCGCTCCCGCCGGCACGCGGGGCCGAGCTGCGCGACGGGGGACGGGACCGGCGCTGCCCCGCTCCAGGCACCCGCGACACGGAGATCCGGGGGCCCCGGCGCGGGGGAGGAGGCGGCGGTGGAGCCCACGCGGTGCGGCGGGCGTGGAGCCCGGGCACGGCCACCGGTGTCTGACGGTGTCACCTCA belongs to Corvus moneduloides isolate bCorMon1 chromosome 10, bCorMon1.pri, whole genome shotgun sequence and includes:
- the P2RY1 gene encoding P2Y purinoceptor 1, with product MTEVLLSAALNGTEPNLLSSGSWSAGNVTTKCSLTKTGFQFYYLPTVYILVFITGFLGNSVAIWMFVFHMKPWSGISVYMFNLALADFLYVLTLPALIFYYFNKTDWIFGDIMCKLQRFIFHVNLYGSILFLTCISVHRYTGVVHPLKSLGRLKKKNAVYISSLVWVLVVAVISPILFYSGTGIRKNKTITCYDTTADDYLRSYFIYSMCTTVLMFCIPFIVILGCYGLIVKALIYKDLDNSPLRRKSIYLVIIVLTVFAVSYLPFHVMKTLNLRARVDFQTPDMCAFNDKVYATYQVTRGLASLNSCVDPILYFLAGDTFRRRLSRATRKSSRRSEHNVQSKSEEMTLNILSEYKQNGDTSL